In Drosophila pseudoobscura strain MV-25-SWS-2005 chromosome 4, UCI_Dpse_MV25, whole genome shotgun sequence, the following proteins share a genomic window:
- the Piezo gene encoding piezo-type mechanosensitive ion channel component isoform X17, producing the protein MAFSYACMVLQRVVVPAVLVLASLMRPVGISFVYLLMFFMSPFVPLATRRNFKGSVTAFFIILLSLSTLVLLGHIALQIVAVSTALPIYNCSFSERLLRHIGFVSFIDLKPLAIIEWLAPEVLVFATSLGSYLTVKRLAVQPITAEQLENGELIEAQSADHAQSTQPPCPTDANGGDVQQATATTPLQQQQQQLRKRVSMISQHIHFEGLIKISPLFCLATLFFAAALRPSVPGGFYFLIFLLAGTYWATCRTLQRGFALLLRCVMVVLVLHSLSIVSYQTPWMQGHLNHTSLTARLIGLEPLIESYCSPDIRVLLYNNTLYLDSYLNPFALFFAYFALALTTKHLIKPRLEAKPATAFGQQLDCNSSSLNNTGNKASRQLTLRTSQASRGSSRKDSSGPGAGSSTATTSTANRTQRLSVSLRRDQRAALNEPTETTPLVRQSTRKGRTAQPLESGSSVAMGGTQRGNEIPLDSLEQRSEQENTTTSILDQISYGFVSVGGFIYQNSYIFTNILMMAWSIVYHSWLTFVLLLWANVLWMIPNQRKAMMRSSPFIVLYAEVLLVAQYIYGMDLNNNELPTKVTTAGINLQQIGFERPIENHMRPCVPLIVKTAFVLMFWVTSRQFFKEKRDRRRDTMADIIAPLQITVGSAGSSYLINDGKKTSKFLKKAGDVIKNLLVRLWIWLLVLVIFLCAITGENMTGFRICYMALFLFFLLVFQSSSKAWVKIMYGFWLFLIFYAMSILILIYTYQFDKFDTYWNDYLNVSKTLQNDIGLKRYQTKDLFLHLVSPTIIVILTVIQVHYFHKRFIASLQQQPAAAGAAGAGGSAQQKPTETTALEAAPSKRRGSAGSLRRSQGPSGEAAPGGATTDFETSVRDLVRISFRKIKNKSEYIFKNFKDVFWRFLELHIMKAVYITAFVCSVSEVCVLHIVFVGFCVLGATSRKAIQVIISRVISFIVTIIVLSKMIYQIEYLSHTQYTVFCSDNRTANNAEWVGLTKAEKMEGGLMSLLRTYIIYMVTVTMHAVITLRQLQMRVKIGAVNAPPTKLLFPNIIRADAEKDLVGLVKYLLNYAFYKFGIEISLIALVSTITYRQDIVAVVYALWLVVLLLLRRSQCAKIWGVFQAFFAISILTQYIVLVGLPPSSCLVYPWDEGAFGESIQRWTMLPGALHFNHVPKLIFDFIVLVILNRQKSIFCIEQRYASNDDYPGGSNRSVISDIAQLGRTPFDNPTHDFCSYIRNYSDILKNGVLCGFYWFTLAVVFLAGTNIADLLALGYLIGAFVFLWQGSDFYLRPINTIISRWKWLLAFNVANILIKTSFQMAGCLFMTPLTTHCCWLVHMLGITCTSNVLKEQLMLTEETDLILAPGECPKITHQVVLLWDTICFAFIIFQLRIFKSHYFCHIITDTKANNILASRGADIIEGLRQNQIAHRHGHEKQVLLKIKRKMERIRATQQKMLRPLDKQTHFDEHGYPLPAPTVRRRKEIKLHPHATRAGDYYMFEEMDDKFELDLIHDEIDFLEEENMTESEMKMQRRKTLYDKSKDAPGADFPSTSKGISKERDEAGTEVPAAPTRDVADLPVIPPPPTSLGREATYKETSESKSKMEVDSGEVTAKDSDEDFDTNPIIRLLEGFLVTLTIRLNRFSRNYRYVNRILAGEKKTLKESSSLNRLGLSSAAAMFHFLKSNLESAGDFNLEEENFAQRDHHIIVEVLISSWYALLANTDLICYIVVFINQVVNASLISLPLPIMVFLWGTLSLPRPTKTFWVTLIAYTQAIVLIKCIFQFKLIWANYHNLPNQPLTAAKIFGVEMKTHYAVYDLMLLLVLFLHRYLLKSQGLWKSGYKDTDQQFAKPTASMYANDDRDDSDNLSQPDSRQLNDDAAQKLSLQVSQASLPGSPEYSKSGINQLERTKYTSSLHKFFFSLVHKSRLATDVYALMFLCDFINFFVLLFGFTAFGTQQTESDEGVQTYLAENKVPIPFLIMLLVQFLLIVIDRALYLRKALVNKIIFHFFSVIGIHIWMFFVVPAVTERTFNSLAPPIIFYVIKCFYMLLSSYQIKSGYPKRILGNFFTKGFSMVNMIAFKVYMQIPFLYELRTILDWVCIDSTMTIFDWLKMEDIFSNIYLIRCTRQSETDFPAMRAQKKASISKLIMGGTIVLLIVICIWGPLCLFALGNAVGTSNVPFQVSLSIRIGPYDPIYTTNNYDSIFEIDPTMYSQMTNAYIKDKQALTFITGYDATDVAAVKLAGNSPSLWNIAPPDRQRLLNDLRNNHTLKARFSYTLTRKAPAKGLKEIVGDEHAISLDETFEGRAALINMLNETHDLEPTGNDTSTNGTSSFEEVVVLPAMIPKFIKVLNSGDAAVVTVLSPKNEEYRPLVIKMHRDKETNGLWWEIRDFCNDTFYNTTLKEFAYSNCTSGIVMYTFNDKKFPSTFSFLTAGGIIGLYTTFVLLASRFMKSFIGGQNRKIMFEDLPYVDRVLQLCLDIYLVREALEFALEEDLFAKLLFLYRSPETLIKWTRPKEEYVDDDADTDSMSVRRSEQLQQHQQHQQQQ; encoded by the exons ATGGCCTTCAGCTATGCGTGCATGGTGCTGCAGCGCGTCGTCGTTCCGGCGGTGCTGGTTCTGG CTTCGCTGATGCGACCGGTGGGCATATCATTTGTGTACCTTCTCATGTTCTTCATGTCACCGTTTGTGCCCCTGGCCACGCGACGCAACTTCAAGGGATCAGTCACCGCCTTCTTCATCATTCTGCTGTCGCTGAGCACTCTAGTCCTGCTGGGGCACATCGCCCTCCAGATAGTGGCCGTCAGCACAGCGCTGCCCATCTACAACTGCTCCTTCAGCGAGCGCCTGCTTAGGCACATAGGCTTCGTGAGCTTCATCGATCTGAA GCCCCTGGCCATCATTGAGTGGCTGGCCCCGGAGGTCCTGGTGTTTGCCACCTCCCTTGGCTCCTACCTCACCGTGAAGCGACTGGCCGTACAGCCCATCACCGCCGAGCAGCTGGAGAACGGCGAGCTGATCGAGGCCCAGTCCGCGGACCACGCTCAGTCGACCcagcccccctgccccacagATGCCAATGGCGGAGATGTGCAACAGGCCACGGCAACGAcgccactgcagcagcagcagcagcagctgcggaaGCGGGTCTCCATGATCAGTCAGCATATCCACTTCGAGGGATTGATCAAGATCT CGCCTCTCTTCTGCCTTGCCACGCTGTTCTTTGCGGCCGCGCTGCGTCCCTCGGTGCCGGGTGGATTCTATTTTCTCATCTTCCTGCTGGCCGGCACTTACTGGGCAACCTGCCGGACGCTGCAACG TGGCTTCGCCTTGCTGTTGCGCTGCGTAATGGTCGTCCTTGTGCTCCACTCGCTGTCCATTGTGTCCTACCAGACGCCCTGGATGCAGGGCCACCTCAATCACACCAGTCTGACGGCGCG TCTGATTGGTCTGGAGCCGCTCATTGAATCCTACTGCTCGCCGGATATACGGGTCCTCCTGTACAATAATACCCTCTACCTGGACTCGTACCTGAACCCGTTTGCCCTGTTCTTTGCCTACTTCGCTTTGGCTCTGACCACCAAGCATCTGATCAAGCCCAGG CTGGAGGCAAAGCCTGCCACCGCCTTTGGGCAGCAGCTtgactgcaacagcagcagcctcaacAACACCGGCAACAAAGCAAGCCGCCAGCTGACGCTCCGCACCTCACAGGCCTCGCGGGGCAGCAGTCGCAAGGACAGCTCGGGTCCCGGCGCAGGATCCAGCAccgccaccacctccaccGCAAATCGAACACAGCGTCTGAGT GTTTCTCTGCGCCGTGATCAGCGCGCAGCGTTGAATGAACCGACTGAGACGACGCCT CTGGTGCGTCAGAGTACTCGGAAGGGGCGCACAGCCCAGCCCCTGGAGAGCGGATCTTCGGTGGCAATGGGCGGCACTCAACGCGGCAATGAAATACCGCTGGATTCGCTGGAGCAGCGATCGGAGCAGGAGAACACGACCACCTCGATACTGGATCAGATATCGTATGGCTTTGTCAGTGTGGGTGGCTTTATCTACCAGAACAGCTATATATTCACCAATATTCTAATGATG GCCTGGTCCATAGTATACCACAGTTGGCTGACGTTCGTCCTCCTGCTGTGGGCCAATGTGCTGTGGATGATCCCCAACCAGCGGAAGGCGATGATGCGGTCCAGTCCGTTCATCGTGCTCTACGCggaggtgctgctggtggcccAGTACATATACGGCATGGACCTGAACAACAACGAGCTTCCCACGAAGGTCACC ACGGCGGGCATCAATCTGCAGCAGATTGGGTTCGAGCGGCCCATCGAGAACCACATGCGTCCATGTGTGCCGCTGATCGTGAAGACAGCCTTCGTCCTGATGTTCTGGGTGACGTCGCGGCAGTTCTTCAAGGAGAAGCGCGACCGCCGAAGGGACACCATGGCGGACATCATTGCTCCGCTGCAGATCACCGTGGGCTCGGCGGGGTCCAGCTACCTCATCAACGACGGCAAGAAGACCTCAAAGTTCCTAAAGAAGGCCGGCGATGTGATCAAAAACCTGCTGGTGCGCCTGTGGATCTggctgctggtgttggtgaTCTTCCTGTGCGCGATAACCGGAGAGAATATGACGGGCTTCCGCATCTGCTACATGGCCCTGTTCCTGTTCTTCTTGCTAGTCTTTCAGTCCTCGTCCAAGGCCTGGGTGAAGATCATGTACGGCTTCTGGCTGTTCCTTATTTTCTACGCCATGTCCATACTGATTCTGATCTACACATATCAATTCGACAAGTTCGATACATACTGGAACGACTATCTTAATGTGTCCAAGACGCT ACAAAACGACATTGGCCTGAAGCGCTACCAAACGAAGGATCTTTTCCTGCACCTTGTCTCGCCCACGATCATTGTGATCCTGACTGTGATCCAAGTGCATTACTTCCACAAGCGCTTCATTGCCtcgctgcaacagcagccagcagctgctggtgctgccggAGCTGGCGGCTCTGCACAGCAGAAACCCACCGAGACAACGGCCCTGGAAGCGGCGCCCTCAAAGCGTCGTGGCAGTGCCGGCTCCCTGCGGCGCTCCCAGGGTCCCTCAGGCGAGGCGGCGCCCGGCGGCGCCACCACTGACTTTGAGACCTCTGTGCGGGATCTGGTGCGGATTTCCTTCCGCAAGATCAAGAACAAGTCAGAGTACATCTTCAAGAACTTCAAGGACGTCTTCTGGCGCTTCCTGGAGCTGCACATCATGAAGGCCGTCTACATCACCGCCTTTGTGTGCAGCGTGAGCGAGGTCTGCGTCCTGCACATTGTCTTTGTGGGCTTCTGTGTGCTGGGTGCCACCTCACGGAAGGCCATCCAAGTGATAATCAGCCGCGTGATATCGTTTATTGTCACCATTATCGTCCTGTCTAAGATGATCTATCAGATTGAGTACCTGAGCCACACCCAATACACCGTCTTCTGC TCCGACAACCGCACGGCCAACAACGCCGAGTGGGTGGGCCTCACGAAGGCTGAGAAGATGGAGGGTGGTTTGATGAGTCTGCTGCGCACGTACATCATCTACATGGTCACTGTGACCATGCACGCCGTGATCACGTTGCGCCAGCTGCAGATGAGAGTGAAGATTGGAGCCGTGAATGCCCCGCCCACCAAGCTGCTGTTCCCCAATATCATCCGCGCCGATGCTGAGAAGGATCTAGTGGGTTTGGTCAAGTACCTCCTGAACTATGCCTTCTACAAGTTTGGCATCGAGATTTCGCTGATTGCCCTGGTCTCCACCATCACGTACCGCCAGGACATTGTGGCCGTGGTCTATGCGCTCTGGCTGGTCGTCCTCTTGCTACTAAGGCGGTCGCAGTGCGCCAAGATCTGGGGAGTTTTCCAGGCCTTCTTTGCCATCTCGATATTGACGCAATATATCGTCTTAGTGGGACTGCCGCCAAGCTCATGTCTGG TTTATCCCTGGGACGAGGGCGCCTTTGGGGAGAGCATCCAGCGCTGGACGATGCTGCCCGGGGCCCTGCACTTCAACCATGTGCCTAAGCTGATCTTCGACTTCATCGTCCTGGTCATCCTGAACCGTCAGAAGAGCATCTTCTGCATCGAGCAGCGCTATGCCAGCAACGACGACTATCCCGGAGGCAGCAATCGCAGCGTCATCTCGGACATTGCCCAGCTGGGGAGGACGCCCTTCGACAATCCCACCCACGACTTCTGCTCGTACATTCGCAACTACTCGGACATCCTGAAGAACGGGGTGCTGTGCGGCTTCTACTGGTTCACCCTGGCCGTGGTGTTCTTGGCCGGGACCAACATTGCTGATCTGCTGGCCCTGGGCTACCTCATTGGGGCGTTCGTCTTCCTCTGGCAGGGCTCCGACTTCTATCTGCGGCCGATCAACACCATCATCAGTCGCTGGAAGTGGCTGCTGGCCTTCAACGTGGCCAACATCCTCATCAAGACGAGCTTCCAAATGGCCGGCTGCTTGTTCATGACGCCCCTGACCAcccactgctgctggctggtgcACATGCTAGGCATCACCTGCACGAGCAACGTGCTCAAGGAGCAACTGATGCTGACCGAAGAGACGGACCTTATATTGGCGCCCGGTGAATGCCCCAAGATCACGCATCAGGTGGTCCTGCTGTGGGACACGATCTGCTTTGCTTTCATCATCTTCCAGCTGCGCATCTTTAAGTCTCACTACTTCTGCCACATCATCACGGACACGAAGGCCAACAATATTCTGGCCTCCAG AGGAGCTGATATCATTGAGGGATTGCGCCAGAACCAGATTGCCCATCGCCACGGCCATGAGAAGCAGGTCCTGCTCAAGATCAAGCGGAAGATGGAGCGGATTCGGGCCACGCAGCAGAAGATGCTGCGACCCCTGGACAAGCAGACACATTTTGATG AACATGGTTATCCACTTCCTGCACCAACAGTACGCAGAAGGAAGGAAATCAAATTACATCCACATG CTACCCGGGCTGGCGACTACTACATGTTCGAGGAGATGGATGACAAGTTCGAGCTGGACCTGATACACGACGAGATTGACTTTCTGGAGGAGGAGAACATGACCGAGAGCGAGATGAAGATGCAGCGCCGCAAGACCCTCTATGAT AAATCCAAGGATGCTCCCGGTGCCGACTTTCCCTCCACCAGCAAGGGCATATCGAAGGAGCGGGATGAAGCAGGCACGGAAGTTCCAGCGGCTCCCACCCGCGATGTGGCTGATCTACCAGTGATTCCACCGCCCCCGACCAGCTTGGGACGTGAGGCCACCTACAAGGAGACTTCGGAAAGCAAATCTAAGATGGAAGTCGACAGCGGCGAGGTAACGGCCAAGGACTCAGATGAGGACTTCGACACGAATCCCATCATCAGGCTGCTCGAGGGCTTCTTGGTCACCCTGACCATAAGACTGAACCGCTTCTCGCGCAACTACCGCTACGTCAATCGCATCTTGGCTGGCGAGAAGAAGACTCTGAAG GAATCGAGCTCCCTGAATCGTCTGGGCCTGTCGAGTGCTGCTGCCATGTTCCACTTCCTCAAGTCCAACCTCGAGAG CGCCGGAGACTTCAACTTGGAGGAGGAGAACTTTGCCCAGCGGGATCATCACATTATAGTGGAGGTGCTGATCTCCTCGTGGTATGCCTTGCTTGCCAACACAGATCTGATTTGCTACATAGTAGTGTTCATCAATCAG GTCGTCAATGCCAGTCTCATCTCGTTGCCGCTGCCCATAATGGTCTTTCTCTGGGGCACCCTGTCACTGCCGCGTCCAACGAAAACCTTCTGGGTCACCCTAATTGCCTACACCCAGGCCATCGTTCTGATCAAGTGTATCTTCCAGTTCAAGCTTATCTGGGCGAACTATCACAACCTGCCCAACCAGCCCTTGACGGCCGCCAAGATCTTTGGTGTGGAGATGAAGACCCACTATGCAGTATACGACTTGATGCTGTTGCTAGTGCTCTTCTTGCACCGCTATCTGCTCAAGTCGCAAGGTCTGTGGAAGTCAGGCTACAAGGACACAGATCAGCAGTTTGCCAAACCCACCGCCAGCATGTACGCAAA CGATGACCGAGATGACAGCGACAACCTATCTCAACCCGACTCTCGCCAGCTAAACGATGATGCGGCCCAGAAGTTGAGCCTGCAAGTGAGCCAGGCATCGTTGCCGGGCTCCCCGGAGTACAGCAAGTCGGGCATCAATCAGCTAGA ACGAACCAAGTACACCTCCTCGCTGCACAAGTTCTTCTTTAGTCTGGTGCATAAATCCCGACTGGCCACAGACGTGTATGCCCTGATGTTCCTGTGCGATTTTATAAACTTTTTTGTGCTGCTCTTTGGCTTCACAGCATTTGGA ACCCAGCAAACAGAAAGCGATGAAGGCGTGCAAACATATCTGGCGGAGAATAAAGTGCCCATACCTTTCCTAATCATGCTGCTGGTCCAGTTCTTGCTCATTGTCATCGATCGGGCGCTGTATCTGCGCAAGGCCCTGGTGAACAagataattttccatttcttcTCGGTGATCGGCATACATATCTGGATGTTCTTCGTGGTGCCGGCGGTGACGGAGCGTACCTTCAACTCGCTGGCGCCACCGATCATCTTCTATGTGATCAAGTGCTTTTACATGCTGCTGAGCTCCTATCAAATCAAGTCGGGCTATCCCAAGCGCATTCTCGGCAACTTTTTCACCAAGGGCTTCTCGATGGTCAACATGATCGCATTTAAGGTATACATGCAGATCCCGTTCCTGTACGAGCTGCGCACCATCCTCGACTGGGTCTGCATCGACAGCACCATGACCATCTTCGACTGGCTCAAGATGGAGGATATCTTCTCTAACATATATCTCATACGATGCACCAGGCAGTCGGAAACCGACTTCCCAGCCATGCGCGCCCAGAAAAAGGCTTCCATCTCGAAGCTGATTATGGGCGGCACTATTGTCCTGCTGATTGTCATATGCATCTGGGGTCCGTTATGTCTGTTTGCCTTAGGCAATGCTGTGGGCACCTCCAATGTGCCCTTCCAGGTGTCGCTCTCCATCCGAATTGGACCCTACGACCCCATTTATACCACCAACAACTACGATAGCATTTTCGAAATTGATCCCACGATGTACTCGCAAATGACTAATGCTTATATCAAGGATAAACAGGCTCTGACCTTTATCACTGGCTACGATGCCACGGATGTAGCGGCGGTCAAGCTGGCTGGGAACTCGCCCTCCCTGTGGAATATAGCACCGCCAGATAGGCAGCGTTTGCTGAATGATTTGAGAAATA ATCATACGTTAAAGGCCCGCTTCTCCTACACCCTTACACGGAAGGCTCCGGCCAAGGGTCTGAAAGAAATTGTGGGCGATGAGCATGCCATCTCCCTCGACGAGACATTTGAAGGACGTGCAGCTCTCATCAATATGCTTAACGAAACCCACGACTTAGAGCCAACGGGTAATGACACCAGTACCAATGGAACCTCTAGCTTTGAAGAAGTAGTAGTGCTGCCTGCCATGATACCAAAATTCATCAAGGTGCTCAACTCGGGCGATGCCGCTGTGGTCACTGTGCTGAGTCCCAAGAACGAGGAATACCGTCCTCTGGTCATCAAAATGCATCGAGACAAGGAGACAAACGGTCTGTGGTGGGAAATACGAGACTTCTGCAATGACACCTTCTACAATACCACTCTGAAGGAGTTTGCCTACAGCAACTGCACTTCCGGTATTGTGATGTATACCTTCAACGACAAGAAGTTCCCATCGACATTCAGCTTCCTCACAGCTGGCGG CATAATTGGGCTGTACACCACATTCGTGTTATTGGCCTCGCGCTTCATGAAGTCCTTCATTGGGGGACAAAATCGAAAGATTATGTTCGAGGATCTACCCTATGTAGATAGGGTATTGCAGCTGTGTCTGGATATATACCTG GTACGCGAGGCCTTGGAATTCGCCTTGGAGGAAGATCTGTTTGCCAAATTACTCTTCCTGTACCGTTCGCCCGAGACGCTCATCAAGTGGACCCGTCCCAAGGAGGAGTACGTGGACGATGATGCCGACACCGACTCAATGAGCGTGCGGCGTTcagagcagctgcagcagcaccaacaacaccagcagcaacaataa